From the genome of Lasioglossum baleicum chromosome 13, iyLasBale1, whole genome shotgun sequence, one region includes:
- the LOC143214936 gene encoding uncharacterized protein LOC143214936 isoform X1 has protein sequence MEDEDFGFTKRDKAILDKFLFPSNVTAEHGPSSTAAGGEMVGGSGSVMTAPLSGATEAGNAVPERAATASSSSPASSVVSNPPNIPNVVEYHLKVKPGQTRRACQLDNSPRGQTTDEMKKEKSPVSTTDKKKDLVSRLSRLSIDNNVFEGSTDLPQVFQVKYLGSHDARGLWGIKHTRRPVDNMVAAAKALPTNTMLPLIKLVVSQDGVALLPIEKRKQESSFSRMYAIETISYGVQDLVYTRVFSMIVVRETENFRRVSPFECHGFVCESKHHARQLTYALATAFEIYSRTVKAQDKMAEMAGSAAKKRFAIDLRSPEEMEADLAMDSEA, from the exons ATGGAGGACGAGGACTTCGGCTTCACTAAGAGGGACAAAGCTATCCTCGACAAGTTCCTGTTCCCCTCGAACGTCACAGCGGAGCACGGCCCCTCCTCAACCGCG GCGGGAGGAGAGATGGTTGGTGGGTCTGGATCGGTGATGACAGCGCCGTTATCCGGGGCGACCGAAGCCGGAAACGCCGTCCCTGAGCGGGCAGCGACCGCCTCTTCGTCCTCTCCGGCTTCTTCAGTCGTTTCCAACCCGCCGAACATACCGAACGTGGTCGAGTATCACCTGAAAGTGAAGCCTGGACAGACGCGGAGAGCCTGCCAGTTAGATAACAGTCCA AGAGGTCAGACCACGGACGAGATGAAGAAAGAGAAGAGCCCCGTGTCCACCACCGACAAAAAGAAGGACCTCGTGTCGAGATTGTCCCGGCTATCCATCGACAACAACGTCTTCGAGGGTTCCACCGACTTGCCTCAGGTGTTCCAG GTGAAATATTTGGGCTCGCATGATGCGAGGGGCCTCTGGGGCATCAAGCACACGAGGAGGCCCGTCGATAACATGGTGGCTGCCGCGAAGGCCTTACCGACCAACACCATGCTGCCTCTGATCAAGCTGGTCGTCTCTCAAGACGGCGTAGCTCTCCTACCTATCGAGAAACGGAAACAGGAGAGCAGCTTCAGCAGGATGTACGCCATAGAAACAATCTCCTACGGTGTTCAGGATCTCGTCTACACCAGGGTGTTCTCCATGATCGTGGTCAGGGAAACGGAGAACTTCAGGAGAgtctcgccattcgagtgccatGGGTTCGTCTGCGAGTCGAAGCATCACGCGAGACAGCTGACCTACGCGCTGGCCACTGCCTTCGAGATTTACTCGAGGACTGTCAAAGCGCAGGATAAAATGGCAGAGATGGCTGGCAGTGCCGCGAAGAAGAGGTTCGCCATCGATTTGAGGAGTCCCGAGGAGATGGAGGCTGACTTGGCCATGGACTCCGAGGCCTAG
- the LOC143214936 gene encoding uncharacterized protein LOC143214936 isoform X2: MSIAVATAAGQAGGEMVGGSGSVMTAPLSGATEAGNAVPERAATASSSSPASSVVSNPPNIPNVVEYHLKVKPGQTRRACQLDNSPRGQTTDEMKKEKSPVSTTDKKKDLVSRLSRLSIDNNVFEGSTDLPQVFQVKYLGSHDARGLWGIKHTRRPVDNMVAAAKALPTNTMLPLIKLVVSQDGVALLPIEKRKQESSFSRMYAIETISYGVQDLVYTRVFSMIVVRETENFRRVSPFECHGFVCESKHHARQLTYALATAFEIYSRTVKAQDKMAEMAGSAAKKRFAIDLRSPEEMEADLAMDSEA; this comes from the exons GCGGGAGGAGAGATGGTTGGTGGGTCTGGATCGGTGATGACAGCGCCGTTATCCGGGGCGACCGAAGCCGGAAACGCCGTCCCTGAGCGGGCAGCGACCGCCTCTTCGTCCTCTCCGGCTTCTTCAGTCGTTTCCAACCCGCCGAACATACCGAACGTGGTCGAGTATCACCTGAAAGTGAAGCCTGGACAGACGCGGAGAGCCTGCCAGTTAGATAACAGTCCA AGAGGTCAGACCACGGACGAGATGAAGAAAGAGAAGAGCCCCGTGTCCACCACCGACAAAAAGAAGGACCTCGTGTCGAGATTGTCCCGGCTATCCATCGACAACAACGTCTTCGAGGGTTCCACCGACTTGCCTCAGGTGTTCCAG GTGAAATATTTGGGCTCGCATGATGCGAGGGGCCTCTGGGGCATCAAGCACACGAGGAGGCCCGTCGATAACATGGTGGCTGCCGCGAAGGCCTTACCGACCAACACCATGCTGCCTCTGATCAAGCTGGTCGTCTCTCAAGACGGCGTAGCTCTCCTACCTATCGAGAAACGGAAACAGGAGAGCAGCTTCAGCAGGATGTACGCCATAGAAACAATCTCCTACGGTGTTCAGGATCTCGTCTACACCAGGGTGTTCTCCATGATCGTGGTCAGGGAAACGGAGAACTTCAGGAGAgtctcgccattcgagtgccatGGGTTCGTCTGCGAGTCGAAGCATCACGCGAGACAGCTGACCTACGCGCTGGCCACTGCCTTCGAGATTTACTCGAGGACTGTCAAAGCGCAGGATAAAATGGCAGAGATGGCTGGCAGTGCCGCGAAGAAGAGGTTCGCCATCGATTTGAGGAGTCCCGAGGAGATGGAGGCTGACTTGGCCATGGACTCCGAGGCCTAG